One window of the Rhizobiaceae bacterium genome contains the following:
- the ccmA gene encoding heme ABC exporter ATP-binding protein CcmA — MRLVAENLAGERGGELIFSGISFTLGAGETLIVTGPNGAGKSTLLRVIAGLLPVAAGNIEIPDGGEAWPAPAAACHYLGHQNAMKTALTVRENLEFWRSFNGEPRLGISDALAEVGLASITHLPFGYLSTGQKRRVSLAKLLVSHRPIWLMDEPTAGLDKASEARVGELIARHCGAGGIVLAATHLPLGVEDAKELRLGAASGC, encoded by the coding sequence ATGCGGCTGGTCGCCGAAAATCTGGCGGGAGAGCGAGGTGGCGAGCTGATATTCTCGGGTATCAGCTTCACGCTTGGGGCGGGCGAGACACTGATCGTTACCGGCCCCAATGGGGCGGGCAAATCGACGCTGCTGCGGGTGATCGCCGGTTTGCTTCCGGTGGCGGCCGGAAACATAGAAATTCCGGACGGTGGCGAGGCATGGCCGGCGCCCGCCGCGGCATGCCACTATCTCGGTCATCAGAATGCGATGAAGACGGCGCTCACCGTGCGCGAGAATCTCGAATTCTGGCGGAGTTTCAACGGCGAGCCGCGATTGGGCATATCGGACGCTCTGGCGGAAGTAGGTCTGGCGAGCATCACGCACCTTCCTTTCGGCTACCTCTCGACCGGCCAGAAACGCCGCGTTTCGCTTGCCAAGCTGCTGGTCAGCCATCGTCCGATATGGCTGATGGACGAGCCCACCGCGGGCCTCGACAAGGCATCCGAAGCAAGGGTCGGCGAACTCATCGCCCGGCATTGCGGCGCCGGCGGCATCGTGCTGGCCGCGACGCATCTGCCGCTGGGCGTGGAGGATGCGAAGGAACTGAGATTGGGGGCCGCTTCCGGATGCTAG
- the ccmB gene encoding heme exporter protein CcmB, with protein MLALFLRDLRLGFRAGGGALIGMLFFLAVVATIPFGIGPDLNLLARIGPAILWIGALLASLLGLDRLFQADREDGSLDLLILAADRHMLPLTVLAKCLAHWTAMALPLVVAAPLFGLLMNMEPLGIGATTLTLLIGTPAITFVGAAGAAVAVALPRGGLLISVLILPLVVPVLIFGVSASYGAVADPQPFLQPFLMLSALTLVLAVIGPVAAAAALRWSAD; from the coding sequence ATGCTAGCCCTTTTCCTTCGCGACCTGCGCCTGGGTTTTCGCGCCGGTGGCGGGGCGCTGATCGGCATGTTGTTCTTTCTCGCCGTGGTCGCAACCATTCCCTTCGGCATCGGGCCGGACCTCAATCTGCTCGCGCGCATCGGGCCTGCCATCCTCTGGATCGGCGCATTGCTCGCCTCGCTGCTCGGCCTCGACCGGCTATTTCAGGCGGACCGCGAGGACGGCTCGCTGGATTTGCTGATCCTCGCTGCCGACAGGCATATGCTGCCGCTGACCGTGCTCGCCAAATGTCTCGCCCACTGGACGGCGATGGCCTTGCCGCTCGTCGTCGCCGCGCCCTTGTTCGGGCTTCTGATGAACATGGAACCGCTCGGCATCGGCGCCACCACGCTAACCCTTCTGATCGGCACGCCCGCGATCACCTTCGTCGGCGCCGCGGGTGCGGCGGTTGCCGTGGCCCTGCCGCGCGGCGGACTGCTGATCTCCGTGCTCATCCTGCCGCTGGTGGTGCCGGTGCTCATTTTCGGCGTATCTGCAAGCTATGGCGCGGTTGCCGATCCCCAGCCTTTCCTGCAGCCTTTCCTGATGCTCTCGGCGCTGACGCTGGTGCTGGCCGTCATCGGGCCTGTCGCCGCGGCCGCGGCGCTGAGATGGTCGGCGGACTGA